A section of the Carassius auratus strain Wakin unplaced genomic scaffold, ASM336829v1 scaf_tig00027603, whole genome shotgun sequence genome encodes:
- the rab31 gene encoding ras-related protein Rab-31 isoform X2, which yields MAIRELKVCLLGDTGVGKSSIVCRFVQDHFDHNISPTIGASFLTKTVPCGNELHKFLIWDTAGQERDSFQTLKKWVKELKEHGPEDIVVAIAGNKTDLGDIREVPTKEAKDFAESIAAIFMETSARNAVNIEELFQKISRQIPPLENTDADSHESFKLTRQPPPSSRRCC from the exons ATGGCCATCAGGGAACTGAAAGTGTGTCTGCTCGGG GACACGGGTGTGGGGAAATCAAGTATCGTGTGTCGATTCGTTCAAGATCACTTTGACCACAACATCAGTCCAACGATAGG TGCATCTTTTTTAACTAAGACTGTCCCCTGTGGAAATGAACTTCACAAGTTTCTGATTTGGGACACCGCGGGGCAGGAACGA GACTCTTTCCAGACGTTGAAGAAGTGGGTGAAGGAGCTGAAGGAACATGGGCCGGAGGATATAGTCGTGGCTATAGCAGGAAATAAAACCGATCTGGGTGATATCAG GGAGGTTCCTACTAAAGAGGCAAAAGATTTTGCAGAGTCCATTGCAGCCATATTTATGGAGACCAGTGCCAGAAATGCAGTAAACATAGAAGAGCTGTTTCAGAAAATCA GTCGACAGATCCCTCCGCTTGAGAACACAGACGCTGACAGCCACGAGTCTTTTAAACTGACACGGCAGCCTCCTCCCTCCAGCAGACGCTGCTGTtag
- the rab31 gene encoding ras-related protein Rab-31 isoform X1: MAIRELKVCLLGDTGVGKSSIVCRFVQDHFDHNISPTIGASFLTKTVPCGNELHKFLIWDTAGQERFHSLAPMYYRGSAAAVIVYDITKLDSFQTLKKWVKELKEHGPEDIVVAIAGNKTDLGDIREVPTKEAKDFAESIAAIFMETSARNAVNIEELFQKISRQIPPLENTDADSHESFKLTRQPPPSSRRCC, encoded by the exons ATGGCCATCAGGGAACTGAAAGTGTGTCTGCTCGGG GACACGGGTGTGGGGAAATCAAGTATCGTGTGTCGATTCGTTCAAGATCACTTTGACCACAACATCAGTCCAACGATAGG TGCATCTTTTTTAACTAAGACTGTCCCCTGTGGAAATGAACTTCACAAGTTTCTGATTTGGGACACCGCGGGGCAGGAACGA TTTCATTCGTTGGCTCCCATGTATTACAGGGGCTCTGCAGCAGCTGTCATTGTTTACGACATCACAAAGCTC GACTCTTTCCAGACGTTGAAGAAGTGGGTGAAGGAGCTGAAGGAACATGGGCCGGAGGATATAGTCGTGGCTATAGCAGGAAATAAAACCGATCTGGGTGATATCAG GGAGGTTCCTACTAAAGAGGCAAAAGATTTTGCAGAGTCCATTGCAGCCATATTTATGGAGACCAGTGCCAGAAATGCAGTAAACATAGAAGAGCTGTTTCAGAAAATCA GTCGACAGATCCCTCCGCTTGAGAACACAGACGCTGACAGCCACGAGTCTTTTAAACTGACACGGCAGCCTCCTCCCTCCAGCAGACGCTGCTGTtag
- the LOC113079304 gene encoding C2 calcium-dependent domain-containing protein 4C-like produces MNRRCRCGLMIFRLTLCAHRVQLHIFSRPHGEMWLLEKIRGSVEGNILRQGDSADKQSKAPTYSNVLTPDKIPDFFIPPKLVCCPPEEETPEMKPKNGLHSSSSEQTICCKTPQGSPRSPRLINKLAGDTKNLLKAANRHIIQIESADDLVVGEVGDLNTNADPQSQTAMSLPYVPKAQTSYGFATLMESPHTRRKESLFHSDPTSPLTSPNTQRKSQGNHLNPSDCNASHSNPYRYFSGGESDTCSSAESSPFNSPLLSRSASLIKMFTHETQAKVSRAKRSFGRHSSLSTDECSSVETSPNIQRRFRCPPSPAFRGRKHGGNMDRFTQHTVNLHKGGTLRICTDYDIDAARLHVRVLAAEALYDKQYDAKSINCCVALYLNPGKLQKQRSTIIKNSRNPVFNEDFYFDALPVVQVKNLAIKMKVVNKGTSLKRDTLLGEREVPLKELLSGI; encoded by the coding sequence ATGAATCGCAGGTGTCGGTGTGGGTTGATGATATTTCGTCTCACTCTCTGTGCCCATAGGGTGCAATTGCACATCTTTTCCAGACCCCACGGAGAGATGTGGCTGCTGGAAAAGATCCGCGGTTCAGTAGAGGGAAACATTCTCCGGCAGGGAGACTCGGCTGACAAACAGAGCAAAGCCCCCACCTACAGCAACGTCCTCACCCCTGACAAGATTCCAGACTTCTTTATTCCGCCTAAATTGGTGTGCTGCCCTCCAGAAGAGGAGACGCCAGAAATGAAGCCAAAAAATGGGCTCCATTCTTCCTCGTCAGAGCAGACCATATGCTGCAAGACGCCACAGGGCAGTCCGCGCAGCCCGCGTCTCATTAACAAGCTGGCTGGAGACACCAAGAACTTGCTCAAAGCTGCAAACCGCCACATCATCCAGATTGAGAGCGCAGATGACTTGGTGGTTGGGGAAGTGGGGGATCTCAACACGAACGCTGATCCCCAGTCGCAGACGGCCATGTCCTTGCCCTATGTACCCAAAGCACAAACCTCTTATGGTTTCGCTACGCTCATGGAAAGTCCTCACACGAGACGTAAAGAGTCCCTCTTCCATAGTGACCCCACAAGCCCGCTCACCTCGCCAAACACCCAACGCAAGTCACAGGGCAACCACTTAAACCCCAGCGACTGTAACGCCTCCCATTCCAACCCCTACCGGTACTTCAGTGGAGGGGAGAGCGACACTTGCTCCTCGGCTGAGTCCTCCCCGTTCAACTCCCCTCTGTTGTCCCGCTCCGCATCCCTCATCAAGATGTTCACCCACGAAACCCAAGCCAAAGTGTCCCGAGCCAAGCGCTCCTTCGGCCGGCACAGCTCTCTCTCCACAGATGAGTGCAGCTCTGTGGAGACAAGCCCGAATATTCAGAGGCGCTTCCGTTGCCCTCCTTCTCCGGCATTCCGAGGACGCAAACACGGGGGCAACATGGATCGCTTCACACAGCACACCGTCAACCTCCACAAGGGAGGAACGTTACGCATCTGCACAGACTACGACATTGACGCTGCCAGGCTTCACGTCCGCGTGCTGGCGGCCGAGGCCCTCTACGATAAGCAGTACGATGCAAAGAGCATCAACTGTTGCGTGGCTTTGTACCTGAACCCGGGAAAGCTCCAGAAACAGCGGAGCACCATTATCAAGAACAGCCGCAACCCTGTCTTCAACGAGGACTTCTACTTTGACGCCCTTCCGGTTGTGCAGGTGAAAAACCTCGCCATCAAGATGAAGGTAGTCAACAAAGGCACCAGTCTGAAGAGAGATACCTTATTGGGAGAGAGAGAGGTACCCCTCAAGGAGTTGCTTTCTGGGATCTAG